In a single window of the Terriglobus roseus genome:
- a CDS encoding carboxymuconolactone decarboxylase family protein, whose product MDILIDSLPDYAKDLRLNYSSLVRNNTELTKQQLWGTVVASAIATRTAPLTAAAVAEAAKHLSGTELDAAKAAAAIMGMNNIYYRFHHLSSNEKYATLPAKLRMNVLRSHGVDHNDFELWSLAVSAINGCGKCVDSHENVVRSKGVSEETIAAVIRVCSVIHAIGPVLEEIATASAPELATV is encoded by the coding sequence ATGGATATCCTGATTGACTCCCTCCCCGATTATGCGAAGGATCTGCGCCTGAATTACTCCTCGCTGGTTCGCAACAACACGGAACTGACGAAGCAGCAGTTGTGGGGCACGGTTGTGGCTTCGGCCATTGCAACGCGCACCGCCCCGCTGACGGCTGCGGCGGTTGCGGAAGCTGCGAAGCACCTGTCCGGCACCGAACTTGATGCTGCCAAAGCTGCCGCTGCGATCATGGGCATGAACAACATCTACTACCGGTTCCACCACCTGTCGTCGAATGAGAAGTACGCGACGCTGCCCGCAAAGCTGCGGATGAATGTGCTGCGCTCGCATGGCGTGGATCACAATGATTTCGAGCTGTGGTCCCTAGCGGTGTCGGCCATCAATGGCTGCGGCAAGTGCGTGGACAGCCACGAGAATGTCGTCCGTTCGAAGGGCGTTTCGGAAGAGACGATTGCCGCGGTGATCCGCGTGTGCTCGGTGATTCACGCGATTGGACCGGTGCTGGAGGAAATTGCTACGGCGTCTGCTCCGGAACTCGCAACTGTCTAA
- a CDS encoding peroxiredoxin, translating to MLGIGEQFPDFSVLATVSRDKNNAFQTIDNKTYDGKWLLVFSWPKDFTFVCPTEIAAFGKLNTEFKDRDCQILGLSIDSEFVHLAWRNNHEDLRDLPFPMLADVKRDLCGQLGILDEKEGVAQRATYLVDPQGVIRFVYVTDLSVGRNPQEVLRVLDALQTDELCPCNWQKGEETLVTA from the coding sequence ATGCTTGGTATTGGCGAACAGTTCCCCGATTTCAGCGTTCTTGCGACCGTTTCCCGCGATAAGAACAACGCTTTTCAGACCATCGACAACAAGACCTACGACGGCAAGTGGCTGCTGGTCTTCTCATGGCCGAAGGATTTCACCTTCGTCTGCCCCACGGAGATCGCAGCGTTCGGCAAGCTGAATACGGAGTTCAAGGATCGCGACTGCCAGATCCTGGGTCTGTCGATCGACAGCGAGTTCGTCCACCTGGCATGGCGCAACAACCATGAGGATCTGCGCGACCTGCCATTCCCCATGCTCGCCGATGTGAAGCGTGACCTGTGTGGTCAGCTCGGCATTCTGGATGAGAAAGAAGGCGTTGCTCAGCGTGCCACCTACCTGGTTGATCCGCAGGGAGTGATCCGCTTTGTCTACGTCACAGACCTGTCGGTGGGTCGCAATCCGCAGGAGGTTCTGCGCGTTCTGGACGCTCTGCAGACCGACGAACTCTGCCCCTGCAACTGGCAGAAGGGCGAAGAAACCCTCGTCACCGCGTAA
- a CDS encoding NADP-dependent isocitrate dehydrogenase, protein MQTSYNGIAVPTEGKAIEYANGTYTVPDNPIIPYIEGDGTGRDIWKASQRVFDAAVEKAYGGKKKVYWLEVLAGEKSYRKTQNWLPDDTVKATVDFRVSIKGPLTTPVGGGIRSLNVALRQLMDLYQCVRPVKYYAGVPSPVKHPEKLDIVLFRENTEDIYAGIEFREGTPEAKKFIDFVNNTMLAGTKKKVREDSGVGVKPISIFGSKRLVRAAIQYAVDHGRKSVTLVHKGNIQKFTEGAFREWGYEVATEEFRDKVVTERESWILGNLEQHPGLSTRDNATMIEPGIEYAPPEFGESVIKEVEDTLQAIGETHGGGKWKSKILITDRIADSIFQQIIIRPSDYSVLATTNLNGDYISDAAAAQVGGLGIAPGANIGDGFACFEATHGTAPKYADLDVINPGSVMLSGVMMFDFLGWTEAARMIENSMEKTIQQKFVTYDFERQMQGATKVKTSEFASKLIENM, encoded by the coding sequence ATGCAGACAAGCTATAACGGCATCGCCGTCCCCACCGAAGGCAAGGCGATCGAGTACGCGAACGGCACCTACACGGTCCCGGATAATCCGATCATTCCCTACATCGAAGGCGACGGCACAGGCCGCGACATCTGGAAGGCTTCGCAGCGCGTGTTTGATGCCGCGGTCGAGAAGGCGTACGGCGGTAAGAAGAAGGTCTACTGGCTGGAAGTGCTGGCCGGGGAAAAGAGCTACCGCAAGACTCAGAACTGGCTGCCGGATGACACCGTGAAGGCTACCGTCGACTTTCGCGTCTCCATCAAGGGACCGCTGACCACACCGGTGGGCGGCGGCATTCGCTCGCTCAACGTAGCCCTGCGCCAGTTGATGGATCTGTACCAGTGCGTGCGCCCGGTGAAGTACTACGCCGGCGTGCCCAGTCCGGTAAAGCATCCGGAGAAGCTGGACATCGTCCTCTTCCGCGAGAACACGGAAGATATCTACGCTGGTATCGAGTTCCGCGAAGGCACGCCGGAAGCGAAGAAGTTCATCGACTTCGTCAACAACACCATGCTGGCCGGCACCAAGAAGAAGGTCCGCGAAGACTCGGGCGTTGGCGTGAAGCCCATCTCCATCTTCGGATCGAAGCGCCTTGTCCGCGCGGCCATTCAGTACGCCGTAGACCATGGCCGCAAGTCCGTAACGCTCGTCCACAAAGGCAATATCCAGAAGTTCACCGAAGGCGCCTTCCGCGAGTGGGGCTATGAAGTCGCAACGGAAGAGTTCCGCGACAAGGTCGTCACCGAACGCGAGAGCTGGATCCTCGGCAATCTGGAACAGCATCCGGGACTGTCCACCAGGGATAACGCCACGATGATTGAGCCGGGCATCGAGTACGCACCTCCCGAGTTTGGCGAGAGCGTCATCAAGGAAGTCGAAGACACCCTGCAGGCCATCGGCGAGACGCACGGCGGCGGCAAGTGGAAGAGCAAGATCCTCATCACGGACCGCATCGCCGATTCGATCTTCCAACAGATCATCATCCGCCCGTCGGACTACTCCGTCCTCGCAACGACCAACCTCAACGGTGACTACATCTCCGACGCCGCAGCAGCGCAGGTCGGCGGGCTTGGCATCGCGCCGGGCGCTAACATCGGTGACGGCTTCGCCTGCTTCGAAGCAACGCACGGCACAGCTCCAAAATACGCCGACCTCGACGTCATCAACCCCGGCAGCGTCATGCTCAGCGGCGTCATGATGTTCGACTTCCTCGGCTGGACCGAAGCCGCACGCATGATCGAAAACAGCATGGAAAAGACCATCCAGCAGAAGTTCGTAACTTACGACTTTGAACGCCAGATGCAGGGCGCAACCAAGGTCAAGACCAGCGAATTCGCCAGCAAGCTGATCGAGAACATGTAA